The following proteins are co-located in the Arctopsyche grandis isolate Sample6627 chromosome 3, ASM5162203v2, whole genome shotgun sequence genome:
- the Fdx2 gene encoding adrenodoxin-like protein 2, mitochondrial Ferredoxin 2, translating to MQTARARLVTRLLTGAARSLEITHKASPSPSQSLFISRRHLQAASATLSKPQVTVTFVRANGERIPVKAKIGDTLLDVVVDSGIDLEGYGACEGTLTCSTCHVILKKEDFDRLPERPGDEEMDMLDLAHGLTDTSRLGCQITLTQELDGLEIQVPATINDARK from the exons ATGCAAACAGCGAGGGCTCGATTGGTGACGCGACTGTTGACGGGTGCGGCGCGATCTCTGGAAATCACCCACAAAGCCTCTCCATCTCCATCTCAATCGCTCTTCATCTCCAGACGACATCTGCAGGCGGCCAGCGCAACGCTCAGCAAACCACA GGTGACTGTAACATTTGTACGAGCGAATGGTGAACGTATACCAGTCAAAGCGAAAATTGGTGACACTCTTCTCGATGTAGTGGTAGACTCAGGAATAGATTTGGAAGGATATGGTGCATGCGAAGGTACACTTACGTGTTCGACGTGTCACGTCATATTGAAAAAAGAAGATTTCGATAG ATTACCGGAGCGGCCCGGTGACGAAGAGATGGATATGCTGGACCTCGCTCACGGTTTGACGGACACCTCTAGATTGGGTTGTCAAATTACGCTTACGCAAGAGTTAGATGGTCTCGAAATACAAGTACCGGCCACTATAAACGACGCCCGCAAATGA